In the genome of Magnolia sinica isolate HGM2019 chromosome 2, MsV1, whole genome shotgun sequence, one region contains:
- the LOC131237242 gene encoding receptor protein kinase CLAVATA1 has product MKALLISIFFFSLLNFPSASSLSELDVLIKLKSSLLGPTNKSALSDWNPTLPSPCSFTGVTCDSDSHVIALNISFIPLFVNFPTEISLLPNLINLTLSCDNLTGSLPSDLSNLTSLRVFNISNNNFSGIFPSNLPQALEILDAYNNNFSGPLPVVGIVHLKKVRHLHLGGNFFYGQIPASYSDLQTLEYLGLNGNALSGRVPPTLSRLSNLRELYIGYFNSYEGGIPPEFGTLTSLHLLDMSSCNLSGPIPPSLANLKKLHTLFLQINRLVGQIPEELSGLVSLKSLDLSINELTGEIPESFAELQQLKLLNLFRNHLYGRVPPWIAELPNLEVLQIWENNFTLELPERLGRNGKLTQLDVASNRLTGTIPRDLCFGGVLKKLMLMDNSFFGQIPEELGRCKSLTRVRLAKNFFNGTIPAGFFNLPQADMVELGDNYFSGELPAEMSGEMLGMLTLSNNRMTGRIPSSIRNLRGLQTLSLELNHFSGEIPPEMGDFKNLEKLNLSGNELTGRIPSELARCTSLTAIDFSRNNLSGEIPEEIMNLVILNTLNLSRNGLTGRIPAEMQRMRSLTSLDFSYNHLSGVIPVGGQFLVFNDSSFVGNPSLCGRPHFSLCTSPSKDSKKLSPPLNSSKIFLVIGMLVLALIAATTAAIVKMRSSWKELRKSKAWKLTAFQRLQFTAEDVVECLKDDNIIGKGGAGTVYRGSMAGEVYVAIKKLVGRSGRDDRGFSAEIQTLGKIRHRNIVRLLGFVSNKDTNLLLYEYMPNGSLGELLHGSKGAHLQWETRYRIALEAALGLCYLHHDCSPLIIHRDVKSNNILLDSDFEAHVADFGLAKFLQDAGASECMSSIAGSYGYIAPEYAYTLRVDEKSDVYSFGVVLLELITGRKPVGGEFGDGVDIVRWVQKTTSEISDGSNKDAASAAVLAVVDPRLTGYPLCGVTNLFKVAMLCVEEKSASRPTMREVVHMLANPPSPPPALLSL; this is encoded by the exons ATGAAAGCCCTCCtcatttccatcttcttcttctccctcctcAATTTTCCCTCCGCTTCTTCATTGTCCGAACTCGACGTACTAATCAAGCTCAAATCATCTCTGCTGGGCCCCACAAACAAATCAGCCCTCTCCGACTGGAATCCCACCTTACCCTCCCCATGCTCCTTCACCGGCGTCACGTGCGACTCCGATTCTCACGTGATAGCCCTAAACATATCGTTTATCCCACTCTTCGTCAACTTCCCCACAGAAATCTCCCTCCTTCCCAACCTAATCAACCTCACCCTCTCCTGTGACAATCTCACAGGCTCCTTGCCATCTGACCTCTCCAACCTTACTTCCCTCAGAGTCTTCAACATCTCCAACAACAACTTCTCTGGCATTTTCCCTTCCAACCTCCCTCAAGCCCTTGAGATCTTGGACGCCTACAACAACAACTTCTCCGGCCCCCTACCCGTTGTTGGTATAGTTCACCTCAAGAAAGTCCGTCACCTCCACTTGGGCGGAAACTTCTTCTACGGTCAGATCCCCGCTTCTTACTCAGACCTACAGACGCTCGAATATCTCGGCCTCAACGGAAACGCTCTCTCCGGACGGGTTCCGCCCACCCTCAGCCGCCTCTCCAATCTCCGTGAGCTCTACATCGGCTACTTCAACTCCTACGAAGGGGGCATCCCACCCGAGTTTGGAACGCTCACTTCATTGCATTTGTTAGATATGAGCAGCTGCAATCTCTCCGGCCCCATCCCGCCTAGCCTAGCTAACTTGAAGAAGCTCCATACGCTTTTTCTGCAGATAAACCGGCTGGTGGGTCAGATCCCAGAGGAGCTGTCCGGGCTGGTGAGCCTGAAATCTCTCGACCTTTCCATCAATGAGCTGACGGGGGAGATCCCTGAGAGCTTCGCCGAGCTCCAGCAGCTCAAGCTCTTAAACCTTTTCCGCAACCATCTCTACGGTCGCGTGCCACCGTGGATCGCCGAGCTTCCCAATCTCGAGGTTCTGCAGATCTGGGAGAACAACTTCACGTTAGAGCTACCGGAGCGACTCGGCCGGAACGGGAAGCTGACCCAGCTCGACGTCGCGTCGAACCGGCTCACCGGTACGATTCCTCGCGACCTGTGTTTCGGTGGAGTGTTGAAGAAGCTGATGTTGATGGATAACTCTTTCTTCGGGCAGATTCCAGAAGAACTCGGCCGCTGCAAATCGCTCACCCGAGTCAGGCTCGCCAAGAACTTCTTCAACGGAACCATCCCCGCCGGCTTCTTCAACCTCCCTCAGGCTGACATGGTCGAGCTTGGCGACAACTACTTCTCTGGGGAGCTTCCAGCGGAGATGTCCGGCGAGATGCTTGGCATGCTGACGTTGTCGAACAATAGAATGACTGGAAGAATCCCATCGTCGATCCGTAATCTCCGTGGGCTCCAGACGCTATCACTGGAACTCAACCACTTCTCCGGCGAAATCCCGCCAGAAATGGGAGATTTCAAGAATCTGGAGAAGCTGAATCTGAGCGGAAACGAGCTAACTGGGCGAATTCCATCTGAACTCGCTCGATGCACGTCGCTGACAGCCATTGATTTTAGTCGAAACAATCTCAGCGGAGAAATTCCGGAGGAAATTATGAATCTAGTAATCCTCAACACCTTGAACCTATCCCGAAACGGATTGACAGGCAGGATTCCAGCTGAAATGCAGCGGATGCGGAGCTTAACGTCTCTTGACTTTTCTTACAACCATCTTTCCGGCGTCATCCCGGTTGGCGGTCAGTTTCTAGTATTCAATGACAGTTCATTCGTCGGAAATCCCAGTCTCTGCGGCCGGCCCCACTTCTCGCTGTGCACCTCACCATCCAAGGACTCCAAGAAGTTGTCCCCGCCGCTCAATtcgtctaagatattcctcgtgATAGGAATGCTCGTGTTGGCTCTTATAGCGGCAACGACAGCGGCGATCGTGAAGATGAGGAGTTCATGGAAGGAGCTCCGCAAGTCAAAGGCTTGGAAGCTGACTGCATTCCAGCGGCTGCAATTCACTGCTGAAGATGTAGTCGAATGCTTGAAAGACGACAACATCATCGGCAAAGGCGGGGCGGGGACGGTGTACAGGGGTTCGATGGCGGGGGAGGTGTATGTGGCGATAAAGAAGCTGGTGGGCCGGAGCGGAAGGGATGATCGAGGGTTCTCAGCCGAGATACAGACTCTAGGGAAGATCAGGCACCGGAACATCGTGAGATTGCTGGGATTCGTGTCGAACAAGGACACGAATCTGCTCTTGTATGAGTATATGCCGAACGGGAGCTTAGGGGAGCTGTTGCACGGGAGCAAAGGCGCGCATTTGCAGTGGGAAACGCGGTATAGGATCGCGCTTGAAGCGGCCTTAGGGCTGTGTTATCTGCACCACGACTGCTCGCCGCTGATAATACACCGAGACGTTAAGTCGAACAATATACTGCTGGATTCGGATTTTGAAGCGCATGTGGCGGATTTCGGACTCGCCAAGTTCTTGCAGGATGCGGGTGCGTCCGAGTGCATGTCTTCCATCGCCGGATCCTACGGCTACATAGCACCAg AGTATGCATACACTCTACGGGTGGACGAGAAAAGCGACGTGTACAGCTTTGGAGTGGTTCTGCTGGAATTGATAACAGGGCGAAAGCCAGTGGGGGGTGAGTTCGGGGATGGAGTGGACATAGTGAGGTGGGTCCAAAAGACGACATCCGAAATATCAGATGGATCGAACAAGGATGCAGCATCAGCGGCAGTGCTAGCAGTGGTGGACCCAAGGCTTACAGGTTACCCACTCTGTGGGGTGACCAACCTGTTCAAGGTAGCCATGCTATGCGTGGAAGAGAAGAGTGCTTCCAGACCCACCATGAGGGAGGTGGTTCACATGCTGGCTAACCCTCCATCACCTCCACCTGCTCTCCTCTCCCTttga